One genomic window of Polyangium aurulentum includes the following:
- a CDS encoding serine/threonine-protein kinase PknK yields the protein MFVDERFDVQRTAGAGGMGTVYRALDLLTGEFVALKVLDDAAAPESLERFEHEARLLEGLAHPAVVRYAAHGRTPEGKPWLAMEWLEGEDLSTYVGHHGISIAESVVLARRVADALGAVHARGIVHRDVKPANLFLPGGRVDDVKVIDFGLARPRQRTHALTRTGTFLGTPGYMAPEQVRGGTIDPRADVFSLGAVLFECITGKLAFAGDHVMAVLAKLLFEEVPRADELRDGVPPALADLVASMLAKEPAERPRDGRAVADALATLADLSHATTSQRVVPPPSLTGSEERLLCAIIALPPSPVASADSNRTLAIGWPQEAVTALRAAVLPLGGRVDELAGAMLVTLAGAENLTDQAARAAHCALAIRAAVPDVALALVAGRGDTAGRLPIGTVVERAARILSSARERPSIAGIDHDPVLIDDVMRALLGLRFDVRESPIGAVLLGEHDIGEEARPLLGRPSPCVGRERELRNIEASIEESITEEVCRAVIVTAPAGAGKSRLRQELTRSLRKQRPELAIWIGRGDMVRTGSAFSLLGSALRHAAGITGSEPPEARRDKLRALASIAPPPDAERIAAFLGEITGAPFPLEEAPFVQAARHEAAVMAEQIQRAFEQLMRARGEAGPLVLILEDMHWGDAPSVRLVDRALGALADRPFTVVALARPEVHDAFPQLWKGRAVDEMRLAGLGRRAAEKLVRNALGDAADSALVTRIVDRADGNAFYLEELVRAVAEGRGDALPETVLGMVETRIGSLEPDARRILRAASIFGEVFWADGVAALLGGRPGTAPSLSWLDRLIEREVLVAHGTSRFAGERQLAFRHALLCEGAYATLTDADRVLGHRLAGEWLARAGEGDPMVLATHFDRGGDALRAAPWYLRAAESALWADDARTAISRAERGIARSTDDDLSADLLMLRGEALALAGDFVESTRCLEEVLRLARPGTRAHTSALAGWVANSLVLGKEVPIAETFPILLGTDPAPDARDAFAWALSMVTDILLLGGAIHLVPQGRAKLEAIAREGGAGSVAACWLDRVDAAWARSVDGDRHAALRIGLRAITFLERAGELHHTPFLRALATLDFIQLGAPERGEELLAASKAETWPLTSFGGLLVAQCRARLLMRSGRYDEACALLTTVIDDGGPTVPRVMRAQCRLLRAFIELERGDLDGAERDALASLENMPVPAYRLDALTALAGIRLRAGRAAEAVAFAEEAFALARQSGITHEMRSLLLVTHARALAATGDTDRAREAIAAARDELLGLAAKIDDPELRTSFLENVPANAEALSLAAQWLGGS from the coding sequence GTGTTCGTCGACGAACGGTTCGACGTACAGAGAACGGCGGGCGCAGGCGGCATGGGCACGGTTTACCGCGCCCTCGACCTGCTCACGGGCGAGTTCGTCGCGCTCAAGGTCCTGGACGACGCCGCCGCCCCGGAGAGCCTCGAGCGCTTCGAGCACGAGGCGCGCCTGCTCGAAGGCCTCGCCCACCCGGCCGTGGTCCGCTACGCCGCGCACGGCAGGACGCCCGAGGGCAAACCGTGGCTGGCCATGGAGTGGCTCGAGGGAGAAGATCTCTCGACTTACGTGGGGCACCACGGGATCAGCATCGCCGAGAGCGTCGTGCTCGCGCGGCGCGTCGCAGATGCCCTCGGCGCCGTGCACGCGCGCGGCATCGTCCACCGCGACGTCAAACCCGCGAACCTCTTTCTGCCCGGCGGGCGCGTCGACGACGTCAAAGTGATCGACTTCGGCCTCGCGCGCCCCCGCCAGCGCACGCACGCGCTCACGCGCACCGGCACCTTCCTCGGAACCCCGGGCTACATGGCCCCCGAGCAGGTCCGCGGCGGCACGATCGATCCCCGCGCGGACGTCTTTTCTCTCGGCGCCGTCCTCTTCGAATGCATCACCGGCAAGCTCGCCTTCGCCGGCGATCACGTGATGGCCGTGCTCGCCAAGCTCCTGTTCGAGGAGGTCCCGCGCGCCGACGAGCTGCGCGACGGCGTGCCCCCGGCCCTCGCCGACCTCGTCGCGAGCATGCTCGCCAAGGAACCGGCCGAGCGCCCGAGGGACGGGCGCGCCGTGGCCGATGCCCTCGCCACGCTCGCCGATCTTTCGCACGCCACGACTTCCCAGCGTGTCGTGCCGCCGCCTTCGCTGACCGGGTCGGAGGAGCGCCTTCTCTGCGCGATCATCGCCCTCCCGCCTTCGCCGGTCGCCTCGGCGGACTCGAACAGGACGCTCGCCATCGGCTGGCCGCAGGAGGCCGTCACGGCGCTGCGGGCCGCGGTCTTGCCGCTCGGCGGGCGCGTCGACGAGCTCGCCGGCGCCATGCTCGTCACGCTCGCAGGCGCGGAAAACCTCACCGATCAGGCTGCCCGTGCCGCCCATTGTGCCCTCGCCATACGCGCGGCCGTGCCCGACGTCGCGCTCGCGCTCGTGGCGGGCCGCGGCGACACCGCCGGCCGCCTGCCGATCGGCACCGTCGTCGAGCGGGCCGCTCGCATTCTCTCGAGCGCGCGGGAGCGGCCTTCCATTGCCGGGATCGACCACGATCCCGTGCTGATCGACGACGTCATGCGCGCGCTCCTCGGCCTGCGCTTCGACGTGCGCGAGAGCCCGATCGGCGCCGTGCTGCTCGGCGAGCACGACATCGGCGAGGAGGCGCGGCCGCTGCTCGGCCGCCCGAGCCCGTGCGTCGGTCGCGAGCGCGAGCTGCGCAACATCGAGGCCAGCATCGAGGAGAGCATCACCGAGGAGGTTTGTCGCGCCGTGATCGTCACGGCCCCCGCGGGCGCCGGAAAATCGCGCCTGCGCCAGGAGCTCACCCGCAGCCTGCGCAAGCAAAGGCCCGAGCTCGCGATATGGATCGGTCGCGGTGACATGGTCCGCACCGGCTCGGCCTTCTCCCTGCTCGGCTCCGCCCTGCGCCACGCGGCCGGGATCACGGGCAGCGAACCCCCCGAAGCGCGCCGTGACAAACTGCGCGCGCTCGCCTCGATCGCGCCCCCGCCCGACGCCGAGCGCATCGCGGCCTTCCTCGGCGAGATCACGGGCGCGCCCTTCCCGCTGGAAGAAGCGCCCTTCGTCCAGGCCGCGCGACACGAAGCCGCCGTCATGGCCGAGCAGATCCAGCGCGCATTCGAGCAGCTCATGCGTGCGCGCGGAGAGGCCGGCCCGCTCGTCCTGATTCTCGAGGACATGCACTGGGGCGACGCCCCGAGCGTGCGGCTCGTCGATCGCGCGCTCGGGGCCCTCGCCGATCGGCCCTTCACCGTGGTCGCCCTCGCCCGACCCGAGGTCCACGACGCCTTCCCCCAGCTCTGGAAGGGCCGCGCGGTCGACGAGATGCGCCTCGCAGGGCTCGGCCGCCGCGCCGCCGAAAAGCTCGTCCGCAACGCGCTCGGCGATGCGGCCGATTCCGCGCTCGTCACGCGCATCGTGGACCGGGCCGACGGAAACGCGTTTTACCTGGAAGAGCTCGTCCGCGCCGTCGCCGAGGGTCGCGGCGACGCGCTGCCCGAGACCGTGCTCGGCATGGTCGAGACGAGAATCGGATCGCTCGAGCCCGACGCGCGCAGGATACTGCGGGCAGCCAGCATCTTCGGCGAGGTCTTCTGGGCCGATGGCGTCGCGGCCTTGCTCGGCGGCAGGCCCGGCACGGCGCCGTCGTTATCGTGGCTCGACCGTCTGATCGAGCGCGAGGTGCTCGTCGCGCACGGCACGAGCCGGTTTGCCGGGGAGCGACAGCTCGCCTTCCGCCACGCGCTGCTCTGCGAGGGTGCGTATGCGACGCTCACCGACGCCGATCGTGTCCTCGGCCATCGCCTCGCAGGCGAGTGGCTCGCGCGCGCGGGCGAAGGGGATCCGATGGTGCTCGCCACGCATTTCGATCGCGGCGGCGACGCCCTTCGCGCCGCGCCCTGGTATCTGCGCGCCGCCGAGAGCGCGCTCTGGGCCGACGACGCCAGGACTGCGATCAGCCGGGCCGAGCGGGGCATTGCGCGCAGCACCGATGACGACCTCTCGGCCGACCTGCTCATGCTGCGCGGCGAGGCGCTCGCCCTGGCGGGGGACTTCGTGGAGTCGACCCGCTGCCTCGAGGAAGTCCTGCGGCTGGCTCGCCCGGGCACGCGCGCGCACACGAGCGCGCTCGCTGGATGGGTGGCGAATTCGCTCGTGCTCGGCAAAGAGGTGCCGATCGCAGAGACGTTTCCCATCCTGCTCGGCACGGACCCCGCACCCGATGCGCGGGACGCCTTCGCCTGGGCGCTTTCCATGGTGACCGACATCTTGCTCCTCGGCGGGGCGATCCATCTCGTCCCGCAAGGCAGGGCGAAGCTCGAGGCCATCGCACGCGAGGGGGGCGCGGGGTCGGTCGCTGCCTGCTGGCTGGACCGCGTCGATGCGGCCTGGGCCCGCAGCGTGGACGGCGACCGCCACGCGGCGCTTCGCATCGGTCTGCGCGCGATCACCTTCCTGGAACGCGCGGGGGAGCTGCACCACACCCCATTCCTGCGAGCCCTCGCGACCCTCGATTTCATCCAGCTCGGGGCGCCCGAGCGGGGCGAAGAGCTGCTCGCCGCGAGCAAGGCAGAGACGTGGCCCCTGACGAGCTTCGGCGGTCTGCTCGTGGCCCAATGCCGCGCGCGCTTGCTCATGCGCAGCGGCCGGTACGACGAGGCGTGCGCCCTGCTCACCACGGTGATCGATGACGGAGGCCCCACGGTGCCCAGGGTCATGCGCGCTCAATGCCGTTTACTGCGCGCCTTCATCGAGCTGGAGCGCGGCGATCTCGACGGCGCCGAGCGCGACGCGCTCGCGTCTCTGGAGAACATGCCGGTGCCCGCCTACCGCCTCGATGCGCTCACCGCGCTCGCGGGGATCCGCCTCCGCGCAGGCCGTGCCGCCGAGGCCGTCGCATTTGCCGAGGAGGCGTTCGCGCTGGCCCGCCAAAGCGGCATCACGCACGAGATGCGCTCCTTGCTCCTCGTCACCCACGCCCGAGCGCTGGCCGCGACGGGCGACACCGACCGCGCCCGCGAGGCCATCGCCGCGGCGCGCGACGAGCTCCTGGGCCTCGCGGCGAAGATCGACGATCCGGAGCTGCGGACGAGCTTCCTCGAAAACGTCCCCGCGAATGCCGAGGCGCTCTCGCTCGCCGCGCAATGGCTCGGGGGGAGCTGA
- a CDS encoding serine/threonine-protein kinase, which produces MLVSGAFVDDRFEIEMLAGAGGMGSVYRARDLRTGEPVALKILHDPDPANLERFTREAQLLEAIRHPSIVRYVAHGHTADGALWLAMEWLDGEDLAARLSHAGLGIEESVTLATRIAGALATAHAMGVVHRDIKPSNVFLPGGRIDEAMLLDFGIARPLVASRALTRTGIVLGTPGYMAPEQARGEREVDARADVFSLGALLFECLTGKPAFSGSHVMAVLAKLLLEDPPRATELREDVPTPLSDLCAQMLAKDPALRPRDGRAVVDALDALGSMTGAAAPPHGKPSPSLTGSEQRLISAIVAMPLAPFTPAARGQETQPSNRSSNIGDALREALIPLGARVDELVGGPVLVTISGAANPADQAACAARCALAVRAILPGVPVALVTGRSETPGRLPVGSIVERAASALGAPEANIAKDASGPLPVWIDDVTRALLDVRFDVAVTERGALLLGEREVGEEARTLLGRPSPCVGREREIRAIEDTLEECIAEETCRAVLVTGPPGIGKSRLRQEITTRLRKRRGGLAVWVGRGDMVRAGSAFSLLGSALRHAASIAGSEPPEVRRDKLRSLVAVAPAPHRTRIAAFLGEIAGAPFPEEEAPFVRGARQDAAIMAEQIRVAFEDFMAAQCAAGPLVVVLEDLHWGDTPSVRLLDRALGALRDRPFALVALARPEVYDVFPRLWEGRSIDEMRLGEMGRRAAENLARNALGDAVDTALVARIVDLAAGNAFYLEELIRAVAEGRGGALPETVLGMVESRLAALEPEARRVLRAASVFGEVFWTGGIAALLGVEPGTAPSMAWLDRLVDREVLVRRRASRFAGEVELCFRHALLREGAYATMTAADRALGHRLAAEWLERAGEADPLVLATHFERAGEGARAAVWYTSAAEGTLRADDHDAAIARSERGLACGATGDLAARLWLVLSEAHALRGDFKASVPCGREALRVAPPGSRSHAIALAAIVANALVFSDVPAIAQAISLLMSLEPAPDARNAFAWSLATVGEVVIFTAQLGLLAKLEAKLVGIARDAGDDLSLVAWLENLRAVRARYIDRDPYAAMLGRRRAVTSLERVGDLHRAAYIRAHVITDLAGLGAHAEALALISAAKAAASSDASFARLLLTLSEAIVLMSSGRFDETLALTHTLLEITRSLPFMRGQTHLIRAAAQHLAGDLAEAERSIHAAEADVGPAGLNRQALLTTLAAVRLEQGRASEAVALAEEALGMAASTRVTHTSHARLLLVHANALDATGEPERARAAIAAAREDLLARAGRIDDAEMRRSFLEDVRENAATLALAAQWLGPDDHARHEIALHGETKH; this is translated from the coding sequence ATGCTGGTCAGCGGTGCGTTCGTCGACGATCGATTCGAGATCGAAATGCTTGCGGGCGCAGGCGGCATGGGCAGCGTTTACCGCGCCCGCGACCTGCGCACAGGCGAGCCCGTCGCGCTGAAGATCCTGCACGACCCCGATCCCGCGAACCTGGAGCGCTTCACGCGCGAGGCGCAGCTCCTCGAGGCCATCCGGCACCCGAGCATCGTCCGCTACGTCGCCCACGGGCACACGGCCGATGGCGCGCTCTGGCTCGCCATGGAGTGGCTCGACGGCGAGGACCTCGCGGCGCGGCTGTCCCACGCAGGCCTCGGCATCGAAGAGAGCGTGACGCTCGCCACGCGCATCGCCGGGGCTCTCGCGACCGCCCACGCAATGGGGGTCGTCCACCGCGACATCAAGCCGAGCAACGTGTTTTTGCCGGGCGGGCGCATCGACGAGGCCATGCTGCTCGATTTCGGCATCGCGCGCCCCCTCGTCGCCTCGCGCGCGCTCACGCGCACGGGCATCGTGCTGGGCACCCCCGGCTACATGGCGCCCGAGCAGGCGCGCGGTGAACGGGAGGTCGACGCGCGCGCAGACGTCTTCTCGCTCGGCGCGCTGCTCTTCGAGTGCCTCACGGGCAAACCGGCGTTCTCCGGGAGCCACGTGATGGCGGTGCTCGCGAAGCTCTTGCTCGAAGACCCGCCCCGCGCGACCGAGCTGCGCGAGGACGTGCCCACCCCGCTGTCGGACCTGTGCGCGCAGATGCTCGCCAAGGATCCGGCCCTGCGACCGCGCGACGGGCGAGCCGTGGTCGACGCGCTCGACGCGCTCGGCAGCATGACGGGCGCCGCGGCGCCGCCCCACGGAAAGCCCTCGCCCTCGCTCACGGGCTCGGAGCAGCGCCTGATCAGCGCCATCGTGGCCATGCCTCTCGCCCCGTTCACCCCCGCCGCGCGCGGGCAAGAGACGCAACCCTCGAACCGATCATCGAACATTGGCGATGCGCTCCGGGAGGCCCTGATCCCGCTGGGCGCGCGCGTCGACGAGCTCGTCGGCGGCCCGGTGCTCGTCACGATCTCGGGCGCGGCAAACCCCGCCGATCAGGCCGCGTGTGCGGCGCGATGCGCGCTCGCCGTGCGGGCCATTCTCCCGGGCGTTCCGGTCGCGCTCGTGACGGGCCGCAGCGAGACCCCGGGGAGGCTGCCGGTCGGGAGCATCGTCGAGCGCGCCGCGAGCGCCCTCGGAGCGCCGGAAGCGAACATTGCAAAGGACGCCTCGGGGCCGCTGCCCGTGTGGATCGACGACGTCACGCGCGCGCTCCTCGACGTGCGCTTCGACGTGGCCGTGACCGAGCGAGGCGCGCTCCTGCTCGGCGAGCGCGAGGTCGGCGAGGAGGCCCGCACCCTGCTCGGACGCCCGAGCCCGTGCGTCGGTCGCGAGCGCGAGATCCGCGCGATCGAGGACACCCTCGAGGAGTGCATCGCCGAGGAGACATGCCGCGCCGTGCTCGTCACGGGCCCGCCCGGCATCGGCAAATCCCGGCTGCGCCAGGAGATCACGACGCGCCTGCGAAAGCGCAGAGGAGGCCTCGCCGTGTGGGTGGGCCGCGGCGACATGGTCCGCGCAGGCTCGGCGTTCTCGCTGCTCGGCTCCGCCCTGCGCCACGCCGCCTCCATCGCCGGCAGCGAGCCGCCCGAGGTGCGGCGTGACAAACTTCGCTCCCTCGTCGCCGTCGCGCCCGCGCCTCACCGCACGCGCATCGCCGCCTTTCTCGGCGAGATCGCTGGCGCGCCGTTCCCCGAGGAGGAGGCGCCATTCGTCAGGGGCGCGCGGCAGGACGCGGCCATCATGGCCGAGCAGATCCGCGTCGCGTTCGAGGACTTCATGGCCGCGCAATGCGCAGCGGGCCCGCTCGTCGTGGTGCTCGAGGATCTGCACTGGGGCGACACGCCGAGCGTGCGGCTCCTCGATCGCGCGCTCGGGGCGCTGCGCGATCGGCCCTTCGCCCTCGTCGCGCTCGCGAGGCCCGAGGTCTACGACGTGTTTCCGCGGCTATGGGAGGGCCGCTCGATCGACGAGATGCGCCTCGGCGAGATGGGGCGGCGCGCCGCCGAGAACCTCGCCCGCAATGCGCTCGGCGACGCCGTCGATACCGCGCTCGTCGCGCGCATCGTGGACCTCGCCGCGGGAAACGCGTTTTACCTCGAAGAGCTCATCCGCGCGGTCGCCGAGGGCCGCGGCGGCGCCCTGCCCGAGACCGTCCTCGGCATGGTCGAGTCGCGCCTCGCCGCGCTCGAGCCCGAAGCCCGCCGCGTCCTGCGCGCCGCGAGCGTCTTCGGCGAGGTCTTCTGGACCGGCGGGATCGCCGCCCTGCTCGGGGTCGAGCCCGGCACGGCGCCGTCGATGGCGTGGCTCGACCGGCTGGTCGATCGCGAGGTGCTCGTGCGCCGCCGCGCGAGCCGGTTCGCTGGCGAGGTCGAGCTGTGCTTCCGCCACGCCCTGCTTCGCGAGGGCGCGTATGCGACGATGACCGCCGCCGATCGCGCCCTCGGCCACCGCCTCGCCGCCGAGTGGCTCGAGAGGGCCGGAGAGGCGGATCCGCTGGTCCTGGCCACGCATTTCGAGCGCGCGGGCGAGGGCGCGCGCGCGGCGGTCTGGTACACGAGCGCCGCGGAGGGGACGCTCCGCGCCGACGACCACGACGCCGCCATCGCCCGGAGCGAGCGCGGGCTCGCCTGCGGAGCGACGGGGGATCTGGCCGCGCGCCTGTGGCTCGTGCTGAGCGAGGCCCACGCGCTGCGCGGCGATTTCAAGGCGTCGGTGCCCTGCGGCCGCGAGGCATTGCGCGTTGCGCCGCCGGGAAGCCGCTCGCACGCGATCGCGCTCGCCGCCATCGTCGCCAACGCGCTCGTGTTCTCCGATGTCCCGGCCATCGCGCAGGCCATCTCGCTGCTGATGAGCCTCGAGCCCGCGCCCGACGCGCGCAACGCGTTCGCGTGGTCGCTCGCCACGGTCGGCGAGGTCGTGATCTTCACGGCGCAACTCGGTCTGCTCGCGAAGCTCGAGGCGAAGCTCGTGGGCATCGCGCGCGACGCGGGCGACGATCTGTCGCTCGTGGCGTGGCTCGAAAACCTGCGCGCCGTGCGTGCGCGTTACATCGATCGCGACCCCTACGCCGCCATGCTCGGCCGCCGCAGGGCGGTCACCTCCCTCGAACGCGTGGGCGACCTGCACCGCGCGGCGTACATCCGCGCCCACGTGATCACCGATCTCGCCGGGCTGGGCGCGCACGCCGAGGCGCTCGCGCTGATCTCCGCGGCCAAGGCCGCCGCATCCTCGGACGCGAGCTTCGCGCGCCTGCTCCTCACGCTGAGCGAGGCCATCGTTCTCATGAGCAGCGGCAGGTTCGACGAGACGCTCGCCCTGACCCACACGCTGCTCGAGATCACGCGCAGCCTCCCCTTCATGCGCGGGCAAACGCACCTGATCCGCGCCGCCGCGCAGCATCTCGCGGGCGATCTCGCGGAGGCCGAGCGGTCGATCCATGCCGCGGAGGCAGACGTCGGCCCCGCCGGCTTGAATCGCCAGGCGCTCTTGACGACGCTCGCAGCGGTCCGCCTCGAGCAAGGCCGCGCGAGCGAGGCGGTCGCGCTCGCCGAGGAGGCGCTGGGCATGGCCGCATCGACGCGCGTCACGCACACGAGCCACGCGCGCCTGCTGCTCGTGCACGCAAACGCGCTCGATGCGACGGGCGAGCCCGAACGCGCCCGCGCCGCGATCGCGGCCGCTCGCGAGGATCTGCTCGCGCGGGCAGGGCGCATCGACGATGCGGAGATGCGGCGCAGCTTTCTGGAGGACGTCCGCGAGAACGCGGCGACGCTCGCGCTCGCTGCGCAATGGCTCGGGCCCGATGATCACGCTCGCCACGAAATCGCATTGCACGGGGAGACGAAGCATTGA